A window of Equus caballus isolate H_3958 breed thoroughbred chromosome 10, TB-T2T, whole genome shotgun sequence contains these coding sequences:
- the LOC106781946 gene encoding leukocyte immunoglobulin-like receptor subfamily B member 4: MMGSSTRTAILTALLCLGLCHVLWNQVQAGTPPKPSIWADPSPMVTKGSPVTIWCQGSLQANVYHLYKQNISKPVETEAPQDSSNKTSFSIESMSTHTAGLYQCTYNTSMNSSSELSEPLPLVVTGAYSAPSLSAHPGPVVASGGNVSLSCSSNLTSGTFRLLKEGGADPPRNMESRTSHGRGQAVFPVGPVNTSHVGTYRCYVSHSSYPYAWSDPSDPLHLEVTGFKWYLKVLIGVSVAFILLFLLLLLLLLIRHRRQGKYRKSAQRQADLQLPAGAADPQPKDRGLQISYSPAADAQEETLYAAVKDTQPEEGVELHHQAAASEAPQDVTYAQLNHSTLRRETTPPPSQSEDPPAELSMYAALAIH; this comes from the exons ATGATGGGAAGCAGTACCAGGACCGCAATCCTCACTGCTCTTCTCTGCCTTG GGCTGTGTCACGTCCTGTGGAACCAGGTGCAGGCAG GAACCCCACCTAAACCGTCCATCTGGGCTGACCCAAGCCCCATGGTCACCAAGGGGAGCCCTGTGACCATCTGGTGTCAGGGGTCTCTGCAGGCTAATGTCTACCATCTATATAAACAGAACATCTCTAAACCTGTGGAGACAGAGGCCCCACAGGACTCCAGCAACAAGACCAGTTTCTCCATCGAATCTATGAGCACACACACTGCAGGGCTGTATCAGTGCACGTACAACACCAGCATGAACAGCTCATCAGAGCTCAGTGAACCCCTGCCCCTGGTGGTGACAG gaGCCTACAGTGCGCCCTCCCTCTCAGCCCATCCAGGCCCTGTGGTGGCATCAGGAGGGAATGTGTCCCTCTCATGCAGCTCCAACTTGACATCTGGCACTTTCCGTCTGCTGAAGGAGGGAGGAGCTGACCCTCCCAGAAACATGGAATCAAGGACCTCTCATGGGAGGGGGCAGGCTGTCTTCCCTGTGGGCCCCGTGAACACCTCCCATGTGGGGACCTACAGATGCTATGTTTCTCACAGCTCCTATCCCTATGCATGGTCAGACCCCAGCGACCCTCTGCATCTCGAGGTCACAG GTTTCAAATGGTACCTGAAGGTTCTGATTGGAGTCTCTGTGGCCTTCATCCtgctgttcctcctcctcctcctcctcctcctcatccgaCACCGGCGTCAGGGCAAATACAGGAAGTCAG CCCAGAGACAGGCTGATCTCCAACTTCCTGCAGGGGCTGCAGACCCACAGCCCAAGGACAGAGGCCTGCAGATCAG CTACAGCCCAGCTGCAGATGCCCAGGAAGAGACCCTCT ATGCTGCCGTGAAAGACACCCAGCCTGAGGAGGGGGTGGAGCTGCACCATCAG GCTGCTGCATCTGAAGCCCCCCAGGACGTGACCTACGCCCAGCTTAACCACTCTACCCTCAGACGGGAGACgacacctcctccctcccagtcAGAGGATCCCCCAGCAGAGCTCAGCATGTACGCTGCTCTGGCCATCCACTAG